A section of the Marinoscillum sp. 108 genome encodes:
- a CDS encoding bestrophin family protein, with translation MIQYNPRSWFSLIFDVYSRYVIKLLFPLLLFVGVFTLLLCFLVIDVFNLHYGGTIAFHSILGVILGLFLVLRTNTAYDRWWEGRKLWGQLVNDSRQIAIKVDAFLPKEATEDREYFRRMIPNAAFAIKEHLRDSILIGEMDTINDEIKNRIIKSKHRPNMVNRLLYDRVMKCMKEGTITAEQLFILDKELKGFTDIVGACERIKSTPIPYSYSMFIKKFLFIYAITLPVSFMWDFGYWTVFIVMLAFYFLVSIELISEEIEDPFGTDINDLPLNEIALKIKRNVSEILHD, from the coding sequence ATGATTCAATACAATCCAAGGTCCTGGTTCTCTCTCATCTTTGATGTTTACAGCCGATATGTCATTAAGTTATTATTTCCCCTGCTCCTTTTCGTGGGCGTTTTCACCCTGTTGCTGTGCTTTCTGGTCATCGATGTGTTCAATCTTCATTATGGCGGCACTATTGCCTTTCACTCCATTCTGGGGGTGATTTTGGGCCTTTTTCTGGTACTCCGTACCAACACCGCCTATGACCGATGGTGGGAGGGGCGTAAGCTCTGGGGACAGCTGGTGAACGACAGTCGTCAAATAGCGATTAAGGTAGATGCATTTTTGCCTAAGGAAGCTACTGAGGATCGGGAGTATTTCAGGAGAATGATCCCTAATGCGGCTTTTGCCATCAAAGAGCACCTGAGAGACAGTATTCTCATTGGGGAGATGGACACCATCAATGATGAAATCAAGAACAGGATCATCAAGAGTAAACACCGCCCCAACATGGTCAACCGACTGCTCTATGATCGGGTGATGAAATGCATGAAGGAAGGGACGATCACCGCCGAGCAGCTCTTCATACTGGATAAAGAACTCAAAGGATTTACAGATATTGTAGGGGCCTGTGAGCGAATCAAGTCAACCCCTATCCCTTATTCTTACAGCATGTTCATCAAGAAATTTCTGTTCATTTATGCCATTACATTGCCAGTGAGTTTTATGTGGGACTTTGGCTATTGGACAGTATTCATCGTCATGCTGGCCTTCTACTTTCTGGTGAGCATAGAGCTTATCTCAGAAGAAATAGAAGATCCCTTTGGCACAGACATCAATGACCTGCCACTGAATGAGATCGCCCTCAAGATCAAGCGAAACGTTTCAGAAATTTTACACGATTAA
- the lipA gene encoding lipoyl synthase, protein MIELPTVSQDKAQKIKKPNWLRVKLPVGREYANVRKIVDEHKLHTICESGNCPNMGECWGAGTATFMILGNVCTRSCTFCAVATGRPPEYDEAEPQRVAEAIKTMGVKHAVITSVNRDELKDKGAEIWYQTVKQVKELSPSTTIETLIPDVKSNWDALYRMIEPGQEVVSHNMETVERLYRRVRPQAKYARSLEQTRLTKEAGKRTKSGIMLGLGETIDEVHKAMDDLAANGLDILTLGQYLQPTKMHIEVAEFIHPDQFEAYKEEGLKRGLKYVESGPLVRSSYHAERHVNVPI, encoded by the coding sequence ATGATAGAACTACCCACAGTATCTCAGGATAAGGCTCAAAAAATAAAAAAACCCAACTGGCTCCGCGTAAAACTGCCTGTAGGGCGGGAGTATGCCAACGTGCGGAAAATCGTTGATGAGCACAAACTCCACACCATTTGTGAGAGTGGAAACTGCCCCAATATGGGCGAGTGCTGGGGAGCAGGTACGGCCACTTTCATGATTTTGGGAAATGTCTGTACTCGTAGTTGTACTTTCTGTGCCGTGGCCACAGGCCGACCACCGGAATATGACGAAGCAGAACCCCAGCGTGTGGCAGAAGCCATCAAAACCATGGGTGTGAAACATGCTGTAATTACCTCTGTAAACCGAGACGAACTGAAAGACAAAGGCGCCGAAATCTGGTATCAAACAGTAAAGCAAGTCAAAGAACTTAGCCCCTCTACCACCATAGAGACCCTCATACCGGATGTGAAAAGCAACTGGGATGCACTTTATAGGATGATCGAGCCGGGCCAGGAAGTAGTCTCTCACAATATGGAAACTGTGGAAAGACTCTACAGAAGGGTGCGTCCACAAGCCAAATATGCCAGAAGTCTGGAGCAAACCCGGCTAACCAAAGAAGCTGGCAAAAGAACCAAATCCGGCATCATGCTGGGCCTGGGTGAAACCATAGATGAAGTGCACAAAGCCATGGATGACCTGGCCGCCAATGGCCTGGACATTCTTACCCTGGGTCAATACCTGCAGCCGACTAAAATGCACATCGAAGTGGCTGAATTCATACACCCTGATCAATTCGAAGCCTATAAAGAAGAAGGCCTCAAAAGAGGACTGAAGTATGTGGAGTCTGGCCCGTTGGTTCGATCGTCCTATCATGCGGAGCGGCACGTAAATGTGCCCATCTAA
- a CDS encoding glycoside hydrolase family 3 protein produces the protein MRKALIVGMLLFGASQNLSAQENLPVTDSLDLMIGQMILTGLGDFNKLDKRAPVFEAIRTGKVGGVILFEKNLNSINTEENIQEILSYAQAQTEIPLLVSIDEEGGRVNRLKTKYGFPRTVTAQYLGNLDHPDSTSFYARQTASILYQLGINMNFAPSVDVNVNPSNPVIGKIGRSYSQDPALVARHAQLVVEAHDLFGIATVLKHFPGHGSSRDDSHLGLADVSDTWRFEELLPYKALLDSGKVRAVMTAHIVNEVLDDRKLPATLSDKVISDVLRGFLEYEGVVISDDMQMRAISAQYGLEEAIKMAINAGVDILLFANNVPDYDLVTAEQIHAIIKKFVKNGDISEEQIAKSYKRIMILKAEMGLSKH, from the coding sequence ATGAGAAAAGCGTTGATTGTCGGAATGCTCCTCTTTGGCGCATCCCAAAACCTCAGTGCGCAAGAGAATTTACCTGTTACAGACTCTCTGGACCTGATGATCGGGCAGATGATTCTGACGGGATTGGGCGATTTTAACAAGCTGGACAAGCGAGCACCGGTTTTTGAGGCGATCAGAACAGGAAAAGTGGGGGGAGTGATTCTTTTTGAAAAAAACCTGAACAGTATAAATACGGAGGAGAATATACAGGAAATCCTCAGCTATGCGCAGGCCCAGACAGAGATACCTTTGTTGGTGAGCATAGATGAGGAAGGAGGAAGGGTAAACAGGCTCAAAACCAAATATGGTTTTCCGAGGACGGTGACGGCCCAGTACCTGGGTAATCTTGACCATCCGGATTCCACAAGTTTCTATGCCAGACAAACCGCTTCTATTTTGTATCAATTGGGTATCAACATGAATTTCGCGCCATCTGTTGATGTGAATGTTAACCCCTCTAATCCGGTTATTGGCAAAATTGGCCGGTCTTATTCTCAGGATCCGGCACTGGTGGCCAGACATGCACAGCTGGTGGTGGAAGCACATGATCTTTTTGGAATAGCTACAGTGCTTAAGCATTTCCCCGGCCATGGCAGCTCACGAGACGATTCACACCTCGGTCTGGCGGATGTCTCGGATACCTGGCGGTTTGAGGAATTATTGCCCTATAAAGCCTTATTGGACTCCGGGAAAGTACGCGCGGTGATGACCGCCCACATTGTGAATGAGGTCCTGGACGACCGAAAACTTCCAGCCACCCTGTCTGACAAAGTGATATCGGATGTGCTCAGGGGATTTTTGGAATATGAAGGTGTGGTCATCTCAGACGACATGCAGATGCGTGCCATCAGTGCTCAGTACGGACTGGAAGAAGCCATCAAAATGGCTATCAATGCAGGTGTGGACATACTCTTATTCGCCAATAATGTCCCCGATTATGACCTGGTGACAGCAGAGCAAATTCACGCTATTATTAAGAAATTCGTTAAAAATGGAGATATTAGTGAGGAGCAAATTGCCAAATCATACAAGCGAATTATGATTTTGAAAGCAGAAATGGGGCTTAGTAAGCACTAA
- a CDS encoding ABC transporter permease: MFRNYLITALRNLKRNKVYTLLNMFGLALGIGCALVIYKVIQFETSFDKHQENYESMYRVVNQNIYPDRVEKGMGTPHPLGPALKADFPEISDVVRTNYQYGSQLNTYDENGEMHKFLIDEGIVFTEPSFFELFTVEWVAGDQAKALTAPGSVVICRSEARKLFGLKEGEEHLALAKLINYGNVMDFKVVGIIGDPPSTTSLPFSYLFDYESQGGEINPYFGEGIRWNSTSSNTNTYFLPGAGFDRAAFDQKMIAFVEKYRGEGESEETRYVAQPFSEIHFDKEYDSYGGTSSIEFLIALGLIGVFLVLTACINFINLATAQAANRAKEIGIRKAIGSMSSQLVFQFLAEIALITGFALMLALAVAEIMFNLLREIIGQELTVGLLQSPDSLLFLLVLFVVVTFLSGLYPSMLLSRMNTVDALKKKITNGQHSGGLSLRKGLVTLQFAISQFLIIGTLIVSSQTDFFLNKDLGFQTKTILSSYVPERDAVKLERFRQMMLSSPAIESVTFSLSEPTGNSNSKSSFNYAPLESPKAYHGNFKAVDPYYISLFEIELLAGRDIREGDSTNVVINQKVADLMGFKDRYDQAVGETLSTGWNGDKKVVGVVKDFHAYSLAEDLDYILFIHAPRLFYTLSFKTTSPAAITEAKAHFEQTWEQIFPKYVMEYDFYDKTLAQEYEDVMKITALMKVFAVISILIGCLGLYGLISFIAMNKTKEIGVRKVLGASIFSILSMFSREVIILMTIAFSITTPLAFYFLSQWLDTFAFSISIGPEFFLLSFGVTMLIAIVTISHKTISTALINPAETLKDD; the protein is encoded by the coding sequence ATGTTTAGAAATTACCTCATTACGGCACTCAGAAACCTTAAGCGAAACAAGGTTTACACCCTTCTCAATATGTTTGGACTGGCCCTCGGCATTGGCTGTGCGCTCGTCATCTACAAAGTCATTCAGTTCGAAACCAGCTTTGATAAACATCAGGAGAATTACGAATCCATGTACCGGGTGGTCAATCAGAATATCTATCCCGACCGGGTGGAAAAAGGCATGGGTACCCCCCATCCCCTGGGGCCAGCCCTGAAGGCTGACTTTCCTGAAATCAGTGATGTGGTGCGCACCAATTATCAGTATGGCAGCCAGCTCAACACCTACGATGAAAATGGAGAAATGCACAAATTTCTCATTGATGAGGGCATTGTGTTCACAGAACCTTCCTTTTTCGAACTCTTCACAGTAGAGTGGGTAGCTGGCGATCAGGCCAAGGCCCTGACCGCTCCCGGATCTGTGGTTATTTGCAGGTCTGAGGCTAGAAAACTATTTGGTCTGAAAGAGGGTGAGGAACATCTGGCCCTGGCCAAGCTGATCAACTATGGTAATGTGATGGACTTCAAAGTGGTAGGGATCATAGGAGATCCGCCTTCTACTACGTCACTGCCCTTTTCATACCTGTTTGACTATGAAAGCCAGGGCGGTGAAATCAACCCCTACTTTGGTGAGGGTATCCGATGGAACTCCACCAGCTCCAATACCAACACCTATTTTCTCCCTGGCGCGGGCTTTGACCGGGCGGCTTTTGATCAGAAAATGATCGCATTTGTAGAGAAGTATCGCGGTGAAGGGGAGTCGGAAGAAACGCGCTATGTTGCCCAGCCCTTTTCGGAAATACATTTTGACAAAGAATACGACTCATACGGAGGAACTTCCTCCATAGAGTTTCTCATTGCCTTAGGGCTCATTGGTGTTTTCTTGGTACTGACCGCCTGCATTAATTTTATTAACCTGGCCACGGCCCAGGCTGCCAACAGAGCAAAGGAGATTGGGATTAGAAAAGCCATTGGTAGCATGAGCAGCCAGCTGGTCTTTCAGTTTCTGGCAGAAATAGCCCTGATTACGGGTTTTGCCCTCATGTTGGCGTTGGCTGTTGCTGAGATTATGTTTAACCTCCTCCGAGAAATCATTGGCCAGGAGCTAACTGTAGGCCTCTTGCAGTCTCCCGACTCCCTGCTTTTCCTTTTAGTTCTTTTTGTAGTTGTCACTTTTCTGTCGGGGCTCTATCCATCCATGCTCCTTTCCAGAATGAACACTGTGGATGCCCTCAAGAAAAAAATCACGAATGGCCAGCATTCGGGGGGGCTCTCCCTCAGAAAAGGCCTGGTAACGCTTCAGTTTGCCATTTCGCAATTCCTGATTATCGGTACGCTCATTGTATCCTCACAAACGGATTTTTTCCTCAACAAAGACCTGGGTTTTCAAACCAAAACCATCCTCTCCTCTTATGTTCCTGAGCGCGATGCGGTGAAGCTGGAGCGTTTCAGACAAATGATGCTAAGCTCCCCCGCCATCGAATCAGTCACTTTTTCACTGAGTGAGCCCACAGGAAATTCCAATTCGAAAAGCAGCTTCAACTATGCCCCTTTGGAGTCTCCCAAGGCTTATCACGGCAATTTCAAAGCAGTAGACCCTTATTATATTTCATTGTTTGAAATAGAGCTTTTGGCGGGTAGGGATATTCGGGAAGGGGACAGCACCAATGTGGTCATCAACCAGAAGGTGGCAGATCTGATGGGCTTCAAGGACCGATATGATCAGGCCGTGGGGGAGACCCTGAGTACCGGCTGGAACGGCGATAAAAAAGTGGTCGGGGTGGTGAAAGACTTCCATGCTTACTCACTGGCAGAGGACCTGGACTACATTCTATTTATCCATGCCCCACGTTTGTTTTACACGCTTTCTTTTAAAACCACCTCCCCAGCTGCCATCACAGAGGCAAAAGCTCATTTTGAACAAACCTGGGAGCAGATTTTTCCAAAGTATGTAATGGAGTATGATTTTTATGACAAAACTCTGGCCCAAGAGTATGAAGATGTGATGAAAATCACTGCGTTGATGAAAGTATTTGCCGTGATCTCCATCCTCATAGGATGTCTGGGACTTTATGGCCTCATCTCCTTTATCGCCATGAATAAAACCAAGGAAATAGGCGTTCGGAAAGTTTTGGGAGCATCGATCTTCAGTATCCTCAGCATGTTTTCCAGAGAAGTGATCATCCTGATGACCATTGCTTTTTCCATCACCACGCCATTGGCGTTCTATTTTCTCAGTCAGTGGCTGGATACCTTTGCGTTTAGCATTAGCATTGGCCCGGAATTCTTTCTCCTCTCATTTGGGGTGACCATGCTCATCGCCATTGTGACCATCAGTCACAAAACCATTAGCACAGCACTCATCAACCCGGCCGAGACCCTTAAGGATGATTAA
- the ytxJ gene encoding bacillithiol system redox-active protein YtxJ — protein sequence MNWNPLTSIDQLEEINTLSQTQPVVIFKHSTRCSISAASLSRLERKWDLQKAGDVKTYFLDLIAYREVSNKIAELYGVDHQSPQVLIIQNGKSIYDNSHFGISFDEIVENIKPVSA from the coding sequence ATGAATTGGAACCCTCTCACAAGTATTGATCAACTGGAAGAAATCAATACGCTTTCACAAACACAACCTGTTGTCATCTTTAAGCACAGCACCCGGTGCTCCATTAGCGCCGCCTCCCTCAGCCGCCTGGAGCGCAAATGGGACCTTCAAAAAGCCGGAGATGTAAAGACTTACTTTCTCGACCTCATTGCTTACCGGGAGGTTTCAAACAAAATCGCAGAGCTATACGGGGTAGACCATCAATCGCCGCAGGTGTTGATCATACAAAACGGAAAATCCATCTACGACAATTCGCATTTTGGCATTTCTTTTGATGAAATCGTGGAGAATATTAAACCCGTATCTGCATAG